A window from Micromonospora profundi encodes these proteins:
- a CDS encoding MMPL family transporter — protein sequence MSGRGGFGRATLIAVAVVLAWLVVGGVAGPYAGRLSEVSTNDNAAFLPTDAEATRAQDLAAGFVDRETVPALVVYERTSGITDADRQRVGADAARFAQVPGVVGPLPPPIPSEDGQALQVVVPVDDAEGEEIGSVVEQLRDIAGGERDGLSVDVAGPAGLLADLIEVFAAIDGPLLLVTLVVVLIILLVVYRSPVLWVFPLLAAGMSYALASVFVYLLADADIIKLNGQAQGILTVLVFGAGTDYALLLIARYREELHRHDRPWDAMRTAWKGAAPAIIASGSTVIVSLLCLLLSSLNSNRALGPVAAIGIAATLLVMLTFLPALLVLGGRWAFWPRRPHRDQADPQAEHGIWSRIAGFVARHARPIWLSTAVVLAVLTLGLTQLGATTLGQSDLFTQRTDSVDGQDVIARHYPAGTGSPATIFTTEQTARQVAQVAQGVPGIAAVRPLTAGPQTGPPDPNAPPKVVDGRVELEATLADEPDSDGAEQTIRNLRVAVHQVPGADAVVGGFTAINVDTSDAARRDQNVIIPVVLAVIAVILALLLRALLAPLLLIATVLLSFGATLGLCALLFRHVFDFPGVDTSFPLFAFVFLVALGIDYNIFLMSRVREESVKRGTRAGVLAGLAVTGGVITSAGIVLAATFSALAVLPLVVLVELGTAVAVGVLIDTIVVRSLLVPALAYDIGPKVWWPGRLSRANGEREARDAG from the coding sequence ATGTCCGGACGAGGAGGCTTCGGCCGGGCCACGCTGATCGCTGTGGCCGTCGTGCTGGCCTGGCTCGTGGTCGGTGGCGTGGCCGGGCCGTACGCCGGGCGGTTGAGTGAGGTCTCCACCAACGACAACGCCGCCTTCCTGCCCACCGACGCCGAGGCGACCCGCGCCCAGGATCTGGCGGCCGGGTTCGTCGACCGCGAGACCGTCCCGGCGCTTGTCGTCTACGAGCGGACCTCGGGGATCACCGACGCGGACCGCCAGCGGGTGGGCGCCGACGCGGCCAGGTTCGCCCAGGTGCCCGGCGTGGTCGGCCCACTGCCGCCGCCGATCCCCAGCGAGGACGGCCAGGCACTCCAGGTCGTCGTGCCGGTGGACGACGCCGAGGGCGAGGAGATCGGCTCCGTCGTCGAGCAGTTACGCGACATCGCCGGCGGCGAACGGGACGGGCTCAGCGTGGACGTCGCCGGGCCGGCCGGCCTGCTCGCGGACCTGATCGAGGTCTTCGCCGCCATCGACGGGCCACTGCTGCTTGTCACCCTCGTGGTGGTGCTGATCATCCTGCTGGTCGTCTACCGCAGCCCGGTGCTCTGGGTCTTTCCGCTGCTTGCCGCAGGCATGTCGTACGCCCTCGCGTCGGTCTTCGTCTACCTGCTCGCCGACGCCGACATCATCAAGCTCAACGGGCAGGCACAGGGCATCCTCACAGTGCTGGTCTTCGGCGCCGGCACCGACTACGCGCTGCTGCTGATCGCCCGCTACCGCGAGGAGTTGCACAGGCACGACCGCCCGTGGGACGCCATGCGTACGGCGTGGAAGGGCGCAGCGCCCGCCATCATCGCCTCCGGCAGCACAGTCATCGTCAGCCTGCTCTGCCTGCTGCTGTCCAGCCTCAACTCCAACCGGGCACTCGGCCCGGTCGCCGCCATCGGCATCGCCGCAACGCTGCTGGTGATGCTGACCTTCCTGCCCGCGCTGCTGGTGCTCGGCGGCCGTTGGGCGTTCTGGCCGCGTAGACCGCACCGGGACCAGGCCGACCCGCAGGCCGAGCACGGCATCTGGAGTCGTATCGCCGGGTTCGTGGCCCGGCACGCCCGCCCGATCTGGCTGAGCACAGCTGTCGTGCTGGCCGTTCTCACGCTCGGTCTCACGCAGCTCGGCGCCACCACCCTCGGCCAGTCCGACCTGTTCACCCAGCGCACCGACTCGGTGGACGGCCAGGACGTCATCGCCAGGCACTACCCGGCCGGCACCGGCAGCCCGGCCACCATCTTCACCACCGAGCAGACCGCCCGCCAGGTCGCACAGGTGGCGCAGGGGGTGCCCGGTATCGCGGCGGTCCGTCCGCTCACCGCCGGCCCGCAGACCGGCCCACCCGACCCGAACGCCCCGCCGAAGGTCGTCGACGGGCGGGTGGAGTTGGAGGCGACGCTCGCCGACGAGCCGGACAGCGACGGCGCCGAGCAGACCATCCGCAACCTGCGCGTAGCCGTCCACCAGGTGCCCGGCGCGGACGCTGTGGTCGGCGGCTTCACCGCGATCAACGTGGACACATCCGACGCGGCCCGGCGCGACCAGAACGTCATCATCCCCGTGGTGCTGGCGGTCATCGCTGTCATCCTGGCCCTGCTGCTACGTGCGCTTCTCGCCCCGCTGCTGCTTATCGCCACCGTCCTGCTCAGCTTCGGCGCCACCCTCGGCCTCTGCGCGCTGCTGTTCCGCCACGTCTTCGACTTCCCCGGCGTGGACACGTCGTTTCCGCTGTTCGCGTTCGTCTTCCTGGTCGCCCTCGGCATCGACTACAACATCTTCCTGATGAGCCGGGTCCGCGAGGAGTCGGTGAAGCGCGGCACCCGCGCCGGTGTGCTCGCCGGTCTCGCCGTCACCGGCGGCGTGATCACCTCCGCCGGCATCGTGCTCGCCGCGACGTTCTCCGCCCTCGCCGTCCTGCCGCTTGTGGTGCTCGTCGAGCTGGGCACCGCTGTCGCGGTCGGCGTACTCATCGACACGATCGTCGTCCGGTCGCTGCTGGTGCCGGCGCTCGCGTACGACATCGGGCCGAAGGTCTGGTGGCCGGGCCGGTTGTCCCGGGCGAACGGTGAGCGGGAGGCGCGCGATGCCGGCTGA
- a CDS encoding FAD-dependent oxidoreductase: MPAETDVVIVGGGLAGLAAARRLHRAGVPWRLVEASDRLGGRVATDVVDGYRIDRGFQVLNTAYPRLGTLIDTGRLNLGYFTSGVLVRKSDHLLRLVNPLREPTGGPRTALAGVGSLLDRVRFAALATGCATLPVSRLLAAPETTTETALRRAGLSDAIIEDLLRPFLSGVFIDRELVTSSHVLAMVLRSFARGRIGLPADGMAALPRAIADPLPANLLDLDTPVTQVAPRLVRTRAGEIHCRAVVVAVDPPAASALLPALARVRMHSYTTYYHSAPEPPLGEPILLVDGDRREIVTNTVVLSNAAPTYAPDGRHLVATSVVGPTAPPEPTIRTELTRLYGRSTDDWTHLTTVVVPDALPAAPPPQGRLRKPVALGQGLFVAGDHRDSPSVQGALASGWRAAGAVLEELRAT; this comes from the coding sequence ATGCCGGCTGAGACGGACGTGGTCATCGTCGGCGGCGGCCTGGCCGGCCTCGCCGCCGCACGCCGGCTGCACCGCGCGGGCGTGCCGTGGCGGCTGGTGGAGGCCAGCGACCGGCTCGGTGGCCGGGTCGCCACCGACGTCGTCGACGGCTACCGGATCGATCGCGGTTTCCAGGTGCTCAACACCGCCTACCCGAGGCTCGGCACGCTTATCGACACCGGGCGGCTGAACCTCGGCTACTTCACCTCCGGAGTGCTGGTGCGCAAGAGCGATCACCTGCTGCGGCTGGTCAACCCGCTGCGGGAGCCGACCGGCGGGCCACGCACCGCGCTCGCCGGCGTCGGCTCGCTGCTCGACCGGGTGCGCTTCGCCGCGCTCGCCACCGGCTGCGCCACCCTGCCCGTGTCCCGGCTGCTCGCCGCGCCCGAGACCACCACCGAGACGGCGCTGCGCCGCGCCGGCCTCTCCGACGCGATCATCGAGGACTTGCTGCGCCCGTTCCTGTCCGGAGTGTTCATCGACCGCGAGCTGGTGACCTCCAGCCACGTGCTCGCGATGGTGCTGCGCTCCTTCGCCCGCGGCCGGATCGGCCTGCCCGCCGACGGGATGGCCGCGCTGCCCCGCGCCATCGCCGACCCGTTGCCTGCCAACCTGCTCGACCTGGACACCCCTGTCACGCAGGTCGCGCCCCGCCTGGTCCGCACCCGCGCCGGCGAGATCCACTGCCGGGCCGTCGTGGTCGCCGTCGACCCGCCCGCCGCGTCCGCGCTGCTTCCGGCCCTGGCGAGGGTACGCATGCACAGCTACACCACGTACTACCACAGCGCGCCCGAACCGCCGCTTGGCGAACCGATCCTGCTCGTCGACGGCGACCGGCGGGAGATCGTCACCAACACGGTGGTGCTCAGCAACGCCGCCCCGACGTACGCGCCGGACGGTCGGCACCTCGTCGCCACGTCGGTGGTGGGACCGACAGCCCCGCCCGAGCCGACCATTCGGACCGAACTGACCCGGCTGTACGGTCGATCCACCGACGACTGGACCCACCTCACCACAGTTGTCGTCCCGGACGCGCTGCCCGCCGCGCCGCCACCGCAGGGGCGACTGCGTAAACCCGTGGCGCTGGGACAGGGGCTGTTCGTGGCCGGTGACCACCGGGACAGCCCGTCCGTCCAGGGTGCCCTCGCCAGCGGCTGGCGCGCCGCCGGTGCGGTTCTGGAGGAGCTGCGCGCCACGTAG
- a CDS encoding M16 family metallopeptidase — MIQHLDVDGVPTLLAPTGGPMHAGLTFRVGTADETLARSGITHLIEHLALAPLGLADYHINGMTAPAYTMFHTQGSEADIAAFLTAVCAHLQDLPLARLEVEKEILRTEWSSRGTAAMDDIPLWRHGARDFGLTSYPEWGLGALTADDLREWAARWFTRENAVLWIAGDRVPAGLRLGLPAGVRQPVPVASSALPQTPAYFVSGSRAVVLDSVVRRSTAANIFSGVLERELYRSLRQDAGLSYTTTTGYEPRGDGYASLRALADALSEKQDAVLGGFIDVLAKMRVGRIEQADLDATVAKREDFLGIAEVDAARLPSYALNVLTGQPNSTIDEHRAELKTVSLTDLHEVAEEMMASALLMVPGGHRADWAGFVAAPTHSADTVDGTTYRAKQGAGGLRVGTDGVTYLNPSGPLTVRYDSCSAMLAWPDGARQMIGADAIVLHIEPTMLELPPGTIQAIDAGVPSDRHVTMPARTPDQIPQPKPIAHQDEPAGRSWWEIPVMVLSGLGTLLMGGFCLLLTIGMFAADSEPDDKWFWGVIAVGWLLTVILALPIVLLNRRRR; from the coding sequence ATGATCCAGCACTTGGACGTGGACGGGGTGCCCACGCTGCTCGCCCCCACCGGCGGGCCGATGCACGCCGGGTTGACCTTCCGGGTCGGCACCGCCGACGAGACGCTCGCCCGGTCCGGCATCACCCACCTCATCGAGCACCTCGCGCTCGCGCCGCTCGGCCTGGCCGACTACCACATCAACGGCATGACGGCCCCCGCGTACACCATGTTCCACACCCAGGGCTCCGAGGCCGACATCGCGGCGTTCCTCACCGCGGTCTGCGCACACCTTCAGGACCTGCCGCTGGCGAGGCTGGAAGTCGAGAAGGAGATCCTGCGTACCGAGTGGAGCAGCCGGGGCACCGCCGCGATGGACGACATCCCGCTGTGGCGACACGGCGCCCGGGACTTCGGACTGACCAGCTACCCCGAATGGGGCCTCGGCGCGCTCACCGCCGACGACCTGCGCGAGTGGGCCGCCCGGTGGTTCACCCGGGAGAACGCAGTGCTCTGGATCGCCGGCGACCGGGTGCCCGCCGGGCTTCGCCTCGGGCTGCCCGCCGGGGTCCGTCAGCCCGTACCGGTGGCCTCGTCGGCACTGCCACAGACCCCGGCGTACTTCGTCAGCGGCTCGCGGGCCGTGGTGCTCGACTCCGTGGTGCGCCGCAGCACCGCCGCCAACATCTTCTCCGGGGTGCTGGAGCGCGAGCTGTACCGCTCGCTCCGCCAGGACGCCGGCCTGTCCTACACCACCACCACGGGGTACGAGCCGCGCGGCGACGGGTACGCGTCGCTGCGGGCCCTCGCCGACGCGCTGTCGGAGAAGCAGGACGCCGTGCTCGGCGGCTTCATCGACGTCCTCGCGAAGATGCGGGTCGGGCGGATCGAGCAGGCGGACCTGGACGCCACAGTCGCCAAGCGGGAGGACTTTCTCGGCATCGCGGAGGTGGACGCCGCACGGCTGCCGTCGTACGCCCTCAACGTGCTGACCGGGCAGCCGAACTCCACAATCGACGAGCACCGGGCCGAACTCAAGACCGTCAGCCTCACCGACCTGCACGAGGTGGCCGAGGAGATGATGGCGTCGGCGCTGCTGATGGTGCCCGGCGGGCACCGCGCCGACTGGGCCGGCTTCGTCGCCGCACCCACCCACTCCGCCGACACCGTCGACGGCACCACGTACCGGGCGAAGCAGGGCGCCGGTGGCCTCCGCGTCGGCACGGACGGGGTGACCTACCTGAACCCGAGCGGGCCGCTCACCGTTCGCTACGACAGTTGCTCGGCCATGCTCGCCTGGCCGGACGGCGCGCGACAGATGATCGGCGCGGACGCCATAGTGCTGCACATCGAGCCGACAATGCTCGAGTTGCCCCCGGGAACGATCCAGGCCATCGACGCCGGGGTGCCGTCCGACCGGCACGTCACCATGCCGGCCCGCACGCCGGACCAGATCCCCCAACCGAAGCCGATCGCTCACCAGGACGAGCCCGCAGGGCGTTCCTGGTGGGAGATCCCGGTGATGGTGCTCAGCGGTCTGGGAACCCTGCTGATGGGCGGCTTCTGCCTGCTGCTGACCATCGGCATGTTCGCCGCCGACAGCGAGCCGGACGACAAGTGGTTCTGGGGCGTCATCGCAGTCGGTTGGCTGCTCACTGTTATCCTCGCGTTGCCCATCGTGCTGCTCAACCGACGGCGGCGGTGA
- a CDS encoding tyrosine-type recombinase/integrase: MSAEFTAPWIRLTPHELRHTAASLAVAEGANVKAVQRMLGHASAAMTLDVYADLFEDDLDQVADRLDRAAGRAAADSVRTEGIGPDLDAVRPGRRQHG; the protein is encoded by the coding sequence GTGTCAGCCGAATTCACCGCACCGTGGATAAGGCTGACCCCGCACGAGCTGCGGCACACGGCGGCCAGTCTGGCGGTGGCTGAGGGCGCCAACGTGAAGGCGGTGCAGCGGATGCTCGGGCACGCCTCGGCGGCCATGACGCTGGACGTGTACGCGGACCTGTTCGAGGACGACCTGGACCAAGTGGCGGACCGCCTCGACCGTGCGGCGGGTCGTGCGGCTGCGGACTCAGTGCGGACTGAGGGCATCGGTCCGGACCTCGACGCGGTTCGCCCGGGTCGTCGGCAGCATGGCTGA
- a CDS encoding YxiG-like protein codes for MEISQLDRALDEVFDQAVVYHAYTDYMCDYEVVVYATADPRTGIRPAHLRYLFKCCVVAEATTALSPDTWRGSLDEGLTDPESGLDLNGYVWAVRWQALYPGAQRIADSRRAQEWAERVGIDFHEVRIEMNGHNLTLIFSDLEVTQLPMGYAPYRVTEGR; via the coding sequence GTGGAGATCAGCCAGTTGGACCGGGCCTTGGACGAAGTCTTCGACCAGGCGGTGGTGTACCACGCCTACACCGACTACATGTGCGACTACGAGGTCGTCGTCTACGCGACCGCCGACCCGAGGACGGGCATCCGGCCGGCGCACCTCCGTTACCTCTTCAAGTGCTGCGTCGTGGCCGAGGCGACCACGGCCCTGAGCCCGGATACCTGGCGCGGTTCCTTGGACGAAGGGCTGACGGACCCGGAGAGCGGGCTGGATCTCAATGGCTACGTGTGGGCGGTGAGATGGCAGGCCCTCTACCCCGGAGCGCAGCGGATTGCCGACTCGCGGCGCGCCCAGGAGTGGGCCGAGCGGGTCGGGATCGACTTCCACGAGGTCCGCATTGAGATGAACGGACACAACCTCACCTTGATCTTCAGTGACCTAGAAGTAACGCAGCTTCCCATGGGTTACGCGCCCTACCGGGTGACGGAGGGGAGGTAG
- a CDS encoding MFS transporter produces MRVRAPGFVRRSPYWPVLRHPLLRRVLPGIGVSSLGGGMSPVAIGWLALTIAPHSSRGTWVALAVAANLLPGAVGAIALGRWLNGRSGPQLAGWDALLRAVVFLVIAVLGITGTLNIGLYVALIAISAVLQAWGKAGRYTMLSELLPKEQHLAGNSLVNVMLELSTIFGPLLAALIIARSGPAWVFVAVAGTYGLLAATYGFAVPPEARRAVVRGGASRSAGLRAIAGDRALIGLLLLTFGFFAMYGPATVAIPLYVVNELHASAATLAGFYTAFGIGAVVGAFVSGHLQRWPLLGTTIGVVLCFGLALLPLGIGVPTVVAWTAFGLCGAIWGPFPTTTTTLFQRSTPADILPQVLAARTALTGLAVPLGATLGAPMVAVLGARGTLLTSSLALIALGVVAAACVLLSRARPAETDQEELVMEGKR; encoded by the coding sequence ATGCGCGTTCGCGCGCCCGGATTCGTCCGCCGCTCACCGTACTGGCCGGTGCTGCGGCATCCGCTGCTTCGCCGCGTGCTGCCCGGGATCGGCGTCTCGTCGCTCGGGGGCGGCATGAGTCCCGTCGCCATCGGCTGGCTCGCCCTGACCATTGCGCCGCACTCGTCGCGAGGAACCTGGGTTGCGCTCGCGGTCGCGGCGAATCTGCTGCCCGGCGCGGTGGGCGCGATCGCACTCGGGCGGTGGCTCAACGGCCGAAGCGGTCCGCAGTTGGCCGGCTGGGATGCGCTGCTGCGGGCCGTCGTGTTCCTGGTGATCGCGGTGCTCGGCATCACCGGCACGCTGAACATCGGCCTCTACGTCGCACTGATCGCGATCTCCGCGGTGCTGCAGGCGTGGGGCAAGGCCGGGCGCTACACGATGCTGTCGGAGCTGTTGCCGAAGGAGCAGCATCTGGCCGGCAACTCGCTGGTCAACGTGATGCTCGAACTGTCCACCATCTTCGGTCCGCTGCTGGCCGCGCTCATCATCGCCAGGTCCGGTCCGGCCTGGGTCTTCGTCGCCGTCGCCGGCACCTACGGGCTTCTCGCGGCCACGTACGGCTTTGCGGTGCCGCCGGAGGCGCGCCGGGCGGTCGTGCGGGGCGGCGCCTCCCGATCGGCCGGGCTGCGCGCCATCGCCGGCGACCGGGCCCTGATCGGGTTGCTGCTGCTCACGTTCGGCTTTTTCGCGATGTACGGGCCGGCTACGGTGGCGATCCCGCTCTACGTGGTGAACGAGCTGCACGCCTCTGCCGCCACTCTCGCTGGCTTCTACACCGCCTTCGGCATCGGCGCGGTCGTCGGCGCGTTCGTCTCCGGCCATCTGCAGCGGTGGCCGTTGCTAGGCACCACCATCGGCGTGGTGCTGTGCTTCGGGCTGGCGCTGCTGCCGCTTGGCATCGGCGTGCCGACCGTCGTCGCGTGGACCGCCTTCGGGCTGTGCGGGGCGATCTGGGGACCGTTCCCCACCACGACCACCACCTTGTTCCAGCGCTCGACGCCTGCGGACATCCTGCCGCAGGTGCTGGCCGCCCGCACCGCCCTGACCGGCCTGGCCGTGCCGTTGGGCGCGACCCTCGGCGCGCCGATGGTGGCGGTGCTTGGGGCGCGCGGCACGCTGCTGACCTCGTCGCTGGCGCTCATCGCGCTGGGGGTCGTCGCGGCGGCCTGCGTCCTGCTGTCCCGGGCGCGACCGGCCGAAACCGATCAGGAAGAGCTTGTCATGGAGGGGAAACGATGA
- a CDS encoding preATP grasp domain-containing protein translates to MSTLIISNCTEEIVGPLAAVPPEKRASFGWGAQRMLWYARDGDVVILPKQPDETFLRYVTGLTRTDPAALQILTPPPGDFGPDILTPDRLGTPEIVAALAEVAAGRDITDVISIYADTSIARLVREAGCERALAGHAFCAENGVALANSKAVFRAVAAGAGVPIAPGIIARRPAEAVRAIDGLLSSGKHAMVKLDFAAGGHGNEILSPVPGVRAAGARNVVVLTGIPEIERYVQERWTWLTGGRDERFVIERYVPDAVTAYAEFSATDEGCRLRGTGEILMEPVAVGEIIPPQSVRPDVLDRLVRDGHRVCERFRHLGYRGNICADAIVAPDGEVLFTETNGRLTASTHLHHNIVARVVGPQRRDERVFLERGGKLAVGSYAGALDRLAAAGLAFDPATGTGVILTANYVPVSGRATYCVVDKDLESVRATERHVQALSDLAA, encoded by the coding sequence ATGAGCACGCTGATCATCAGCAACTGCACCGAGGAGATCGTCGGCCCGCTGGCCGCCGTGCCGCCGGAGAAGCGCGCGTCCTTCGGCTGGGGCGCGCAGCGGATGCTGTGGTACGCCAGGGACGGCGACGTGGTGATCCTGCCCAAGCAGCCCGACGAGACGTTCCTGCGCTACGTCACCGGCCTGACCCGCACCGACCCCGCGGCGCTTCAGATCCTGACCCCGCCGCCGGGTGACTTCGGCCCGGACATCCTCACCCCGGACCGGCTCGGCACCCCCGAGATCGTCGCGGCCCTGGCCGAGGTGGCCGCCGGCCGGGACATCACCGACGTGATCAGCATCTACGCGGACACCTCCATCGCCCGGTTGGTGCGCGAGGCCGGCTGCGAGCGGGCCCTCGCCGGGCACGCATTCTGCGCCGAGAACGGGGTGGCGCTGGCCAACAGCAAGGCCGTGTTCCGGGCGGTGGCGGCCGGCGCCGGAGTGCCGATCGCGCCCGGGATCATCGCGCGGCGGCCGGCCGAGGCGGTCAGGGCCATCGATGGCCTGCTCAGCTCGGGAAAGCACGCCATGGTCAAGCTGGACTTCGCGGCCGGTGGGCACGGCAACGAAATCCTCAGCCCGGTGCCGGGCGTCCGGGCCGCCGGTGCGCGCAACGTGGTCGTCCTGACCGGCATCCCCGAGATCGAGCGGTACGTGCAGGAGCGCTGGACCTGGCTGACCGGCGGACGGGACGAGCGGTTCGTCATCGAGCGGTACGTGCCGGACGCCGTCACGGCGTACGCGGAGTTCTCGGCCACCGACGAGGGCTGCCGGCTGCGCGGCACCGGCGAGATCCTCATGGAGCCGGTGGCCGTCGGGGAGATCATCCCGCCGCAGTCGGTGCGGCCGGACGTCCTGGACCGGCTGGTGCGCGACGGGCACCGGGTCTGCGAACGGTTCCGGCACCTGGGCTACCGCGGCAACATCTGCGCCGACGCCATCGTGGCGCCCGACGGCGAGGTGCTGTTCACCGAGACCAACGGCCGCCTTACCGCCAGCACGCACCTACACCACAACATCGTCGCCCGGGTGGTCGGCCCGCAGCGCCGCGACGAGCGGGTGTTCCTGGAACGCGGCGGCAAGCTGGCGGTCGGCTCGTATGCTGGCGCGCTGGACCGGCTGGCGGCGGCCGGGCTGGCGTTCGACCCGGCGACCGGCACCGGCGTGATCCTGACCGCCAACTACGTGCCGGTCAGCGGCAGGGCCACCTACTGCGTCGTCGACAAGGACCTGGAGTCGGTCCGAGCCACCGAGCGGCACGTGCAGGCACTGTCGGACCTGGCCGCATGA
- a CDS encoding scyllo-inosamine-4-phosphate amidinotransferase, with the protein MTALWDATEQPLVSRAVHSWDEFTALREVVVGDATHSRVPPQTDPSAWLNCYPDLSPAELALVQVGDFPRRVVEESNEDLAELVRLLRSLGVTVHQPAAFDHALEYGGPGWRSQGRSSYCPRDLALVVGSTIIESPSPMRARYFELFGLRPLFRQALLDGATWLAAPRPQLRDSLFGVGADDLPTLGEEEPAFEAANVLRLGRDVFYQVSRSGNELGLRWLESTLRLLGVRVHPIRGLYQGTHIDSTICFLRPGLVLLNPDRVRPETVPEALRGWDLLWCPPMVTGPTALPYTLSTPWVGMNLLMVNPECAIVDTAQRPLIDLLERHGITVVPHRLRHSRVLGGGFHCVTLDLVREGGREAYL; encoded by the coding sequence ATGACCGCCCTCTGGGACGCCACGGAACAGCCGCTGGTCAGCCGGGCGGTGCACTCCTGGGACGAATTCACCGCGTTGCGGGAGGTCGTGGTCGGCGACGCGACCCACTCCCGGGTGCCACCGCAGACCGATCCGTCGGCGTGGCTCAACTGTTACCCCGACCTCTCCCCCGCCGAGCTGGCGCTGGTCCAGGTCGGCGACTTCCCGCGGCGGGTCGTCGAGGAGAGCAACGAGGACCTGGCCGAGCTGGTGCGCCTCCTGCGCTCGCTGGGGGTGACCGTGCACCAGCCGGCCGCGTTCGACCACGCGCTGGAGTACGGCGGCCCGGGCTGGCGCAGCCAGGGGCGCAGCTCCTACTGCCCGCGGGATCTCGCGCTGGTGGTCGGCTCGACCATCATCGAGAGCCCCAGCCCGATGCGGGCGCGGTACTTCGAGCTGTTCGGGCTGCGCCCGCTGTTCCGGCAGGCCCTGCTGGACGGCGCGACCTGGCTGGCGGCGCCCCGGCCGCAGCTGCGTGACAGCCTGTTCGGCGTGGGCGCCGACGACCTGCCGACGCTGGGCGAGGAGGAGCCCGCCTTCGAGGCGGCGAACGTGCTGCGCCTCGGCCGGGACGTGTTCTACCAGGTGTCTCGCAGCGGCAACGAGCTGGGGCTGCGCTGGCTGGAGTCCACGCTGCGCCTGCTGGGCGTGCGGGTGCACCCGATCCGGGGCCTGTACCAGGGGACGCACATCGACAGCACGATCTGCTTCCTGCGGCCGGGGCTGGTGCTGCTCAACCCGGATCGCGTCCGGCCCGAGACCGTGCCGGAAGCCCTGCGTGGCTGGGACCTGCTGTGGTGCCCGCCGATGGTCACCGGGCCGACGGCCCTGCCGTACACGTTGAGCACACCGTGGGTCGGCATGAACCTGCTGATGGTCAACCCGGAATGCGCGATCGTGGACACGGCGCAGCGACCGCTCATCGACCTGCTGGAGCGGCACGGCATCACGGTGGTGCCGCACCGGCTGCGGCATTCCCGCGTCCTGGGCGGCGGGTTCCACTGCGTCACGCTCGACCTGGTCCGCGAGGGAGGGCGTGAGGCGTACCTGTGA
- a CDS encoding DinB family protein, which translates to MNDEFAKANLHGRLRRDRKALLWKLDGLSEYDARRPLTATGTNLLGLVKHVATVEARYFGEVFDRPSPEPLPRWQDSNGSDLWATEDETGDQIIGFYRRTWEHSDATINELPLDAPGHVPWWPEPHADTNLFAVMVHVLGESIRHAGHADILREGLDGRTGLRAEHEKQIDEEARAAYCAKIEQAARSAAPIKA; encoded by the coding sequence ATGAACGATGAATTCGCGAAAGCCAACCTGCACGGGAGACTGCGGCGGGACCGCAAGGCGCTGCTCTGGAAACTCGACGGCTTGTCCGAATACGACGCCCGCCGACCTTTGACAGCGACCGGGACCAACCTCCTCGGCCTGGTCAAACACGTGGCCACCGTCGAGGCCAGGTACTTCGGCGAGGTCTTCGACCGCCCTTCCCCGGAACCGCTGCCCCGGTGGCAGGACTCCAACGGCAGCGATCTGTGGGCGACCGAGGACGAGACCGGCGATCAGATCATCGGGTTCTACCGGCGCACGTGGGAACACTCGGACGCGACGATCAACGAGCTTCCCCTCGACGCCCCCGGCCACGTGCCGTGGTGGCCGGAGCCTCATGCCGACACGAACCTGTTCGCCGTCATGGTCCATGTCCTCGGCGAGTCCATCCGGCATGCCGGGCACGCCGATATCCTGCGCGAGGGCCTCGACGGCCGGACCGGGTTGCGCGCCGAACACGAGAAGCAGATCGACGAGGAAGCCCGTGCAGCCTACTGCGCGAAGATCGAGCAGGCCGCCAGGTCGGCCGCACCAATCAAGGCTTAG